A single Sulfurimonas aquatica DNA region contains:
- a CDS encoding ATP-dependent Clp protease adaptor ClpS, with product MSTSIEFQLKDKTKVGYPKKYKVYLLNDDYTSMDFVVSILTTIFHKSYEDAEKVMLEIHKQDKGLCGVYVHEIAETKVMQVLKRAKEDGFPLRAIMEEE from the coding sequence ATGTCAACAAGTATAGAGTTTCAATTAAAAGACAAAACAAAAGTAGGTTATCCAAAAAAATATAAAGTATATTTACTCAATGATGATTATACATCGATGGATTTCGTTGTTAGCATACTTACAACAATATTTCATAAGTCTTATGAGGATGCAGAGAAAGTTATGCTCGAAATCCATAAACAAGACAAAGGTTTATGTGGTGTATATGTACATGAAATAGCAGAAACTAAAGTTATGCAAGTATTAAAAAGAGCTAAAGAAGATGGTTTTCCATTAAGAGCAATTATGGAGGAAGAGTAA
- the aat gene encoding leucyl/phenylalanyl-tRNA--protein transferase, protein MSIPELNPYSLEFPHPCEANQDGIVAWGGDLTPQRLIHAYQSGIFPWYSKNDPIIWWSPSPRLIMELNDFKLKKSLKKSLKKFEYKFDTNFSAVIKKCGSARRNNQNGTWIQPDIIRAYEELHKMGIAHSIESYQEGELVGGLYGLAVGKVFCGESMFADVNDASKSAYATLVKHLKVWGYDFIDCQVPTDHLKSLGAKEVTREYFLDRLYKVNEDNINHKWKVIKEI, encoded by the coding sequence GTGTCCATTCCAGAACTAAACCCTTACTCCTTAGAATTCCCTCATCCATGTGAAGCTAATCAAGATGGAATAGTTGCATGGGGAGGAGACTTAACTCCCCAACGACTAATTCACGCATATCAGAGTGGAATCTTTCCGTGGTATTCAAAAAATGATCCCATTATTTGGTGGTCCCCTTCTCCTCGACTTATCATGGAACTCAATGATTTTAAATTAAAAAAATCCTTAAAAAAAAGTCTTAAAAAATTTGAATACAAATTTGATACAAATTTTTCTGCTGTAATTAAAAAATGTGGTTCTGCACGAAGAAATAACCAAAATGGTACTTGGATACAACCCGATATTATAAGAGCATATGAAGAGCTCCATAAAATGGGTATAGCACACTCAATAGAAAGCTATCAGGAAGGTGAACTTGTTGGTGGACTATATGGCTTGGCAGTAGGAAAAGTATTTTGTGGTGAATCAATGTTTGCAGATGTAAATGATGCATCAAAATCTGCCTATGCAACTCTAGTTAAGCATTTGAAAGTTTGGGGTTATGACTTTATTGATTGTCAAGTTCCAACAGATCACTTAAAAAGTCTAGGTGCAAAAGAAGTAACAAGAGAATATTTTTTAGATAGGCTGTATAAAGTGAATGAAGATAATATTAATCACAAATGGAAAGTAATAAAAGAGATATAA
- the rplS gene encoding 50S ribosomal protein L19, whose protein sequence is MRNKYIENFEKAQTSEKNIPDFRAGDTVRLAVTIKEGEKSRIQAYEGVCIAKRGQGTGATITVRKIGANGVGIERIFPLFSDSIEEIKVIRRGRVRRAKLFYLRDLAGKKARIKELRRK, encoded by the coding sequence ATGAGAAATAAGTACATAGAAAACTTTGAAAAAGCACAAACTTCTGAGAAAAACATTCCAGATTTTCGTGCTGGTGATACTGTACGTTTAGCAGTAACAATTAAAGAGGGCGAGAAATCTCGTATACAAGCATACGAAGGTGTATGTATTGCAAAACGTGGTCAAGGTACTGGTGCAACTATTACTGTACGTAAAATTGGGGCAAATGGTGTTGGTATTGAAAGAATATTCCCTCTATTTTCTGATTCAATTGAAGAGATTAAAGTTATACGTCGTGGTCGTGTTCGTCGCGCTAAACTATTTTATCTTCGTGATCTTGCAGGTAAAAAAGCTCGTATTAAAGAACTTAGAAGAAAATAA
- the rpsP gene encoding 30S ribosomal protein S16, translating to MTVIRLTRMGRKKRPFYRLAVTDSRKRRDGGWIELIGHYNPMNEEKTLVVDNERLDYWLSTGAQMSDRVKKITGR from the coding sequence ATGACAGTAATTAGACTTACTCGTATGGGAAGAAAAAAGAGACCATTTTATCGTTTAGCGGTAACAGATAGCCGTAAGCGTAGAGATGGTGGTTGGATTGAACTTATTGGTCACTATAATCCAATGAATGAAGAAAAAACTTTAGTGGTTGATAATGAAAGACTAGACTACTGGTTAAGTACTGGTGCTCAAATGAGTGATCGCGTTAAAAAGATTACTGGCCGTTAA
- a CDS encoding KH domain-containing protein, with product MIADFVAQFAKLIASNPDDIRVEVKEGDEVTEIVLYANQADIGKLIGKSGKMIGAIKTVISGCKAKDGLSYRINVEPLL from the coding sequence ATGATTGCTGATTTTGTCGCACAATTTGCAAAACTAATAGCGTCTAATCCAGACGATATAAGAGTTGAAGTGAAAGAGGGTGATGAAGTTACAGAAATCGTTCTCTATGCTAATCAAGCCGATATTGGTAAGTTGATTGGTAAGAGTGGAAAGATGATTGGTGCTATTAAAACAGTTATCTCTGGTTGTAAAGCCAAAGATGGGTTGAGTTATAGAATAAATGTCGAACCACTACTGTGA
- a CDS encoding PLP-dependent transferase gives MNKFEEYATKFVQSVGSKEGAVSPVLTTSASFGYGSAENAEGIFDGSIKKPLYSRMGNPTTSKLESIMAEMDAGIGAVATSSGMGATTLATISLLSSGDEIISIGGLFGGTYALFSETYSRFGIKTHFFDVDELQEIKNRINDDTKVIFLESVGNPNMRLPDIKAIANIANSAGVALIVDNTITPLSISPLKLGADIVVYSTTKIISGNASALGGCAVFRAINDGDDKFKSTRYKFLDKFINKMGKMALIPNAKKRALRDFGMSANAQASYQTLLGLETLPLRMQRINSSIELIAKELDKNGLNINHPSLSKHPHNERYKQDFSDGCGTLLTIDMGSKEAAYKFINNSKLATITANIGDSRTLVLHMASTIYSDFDKGTREFLGITDGLIRVSIGLENPLDIIQDFLNAAK, from the coding sequence ATGAATAAGTTTGAAGAGTATGCGACAAAATTTGTACAATCTGTAGGTAGCAAAGAAGGAGCTGTATCTCCTGTTCTTACTACGTCTGCATCATTTGGCTATGGGTCAGCAGAAAATGCTGAGGGAATATTTGACGGAAGTATAAAAAAGCCACTTTATTCTAGAATGGGTAATCCTACTACATCAAAACTAGAGTCTATAATGGCTGAAATGGATGCTGGAATAGGAGCGGTAGCCACAAGTTCAGGCATGGGTGCTACGACATTAGCTACTATCTCCCTTTTAAGTAGTGGAGATGAAATTATCAGTATTGGTGGTCTTTTCGGTGGGACATATGCCCTCTTTTCAGAAACTTATAGTAGATTTGGCATAAAGACACATTTTTTTGATGTAGATGAATTGCAAGAGATTAAAAACAGAATAAACGATGATACAAAGGTTATCTTTTTAGAGAGTGTTGGTAACCCAAATATGCGATTGCCTGATATTAAAGCAATAGCGAATATTGCAAATAGTGCTGGAGTAGCACTGATTGTCGATAACACAATAACTCCATTGAGCATCTCTCCACTTAAGCTTGGTGCAGATATTGTAGTTTACTCAACAACAAAAATCATATCTGGAAATGCATCCGCACTGGGTGGTTGTGCAGTTTTTAGAGCTATTAATGATGGCGATGACAAGTTTAAATCAACTAGATATAAATTTTTAGATAAATTTATTAATAAGATGGGTAAAATGGCATTAATTCCTAATGCCAAGAAGCGTGCACTTAGGGATTTTGGGATGAGTGCAAATGCTCAAGCAAGTTATCAAACGCTACTTGGTTTAGAAACTTTACCACTTAGGATGCAAAGAATTAACAGCAGTATTGAACTGATTGCTAAAGAGCTTGATAAAAATGGATTAAACATTAACCATCCATCTCTAAGTAAACATCCACACAACGAAAGGTATAAACAAGACTTTTCAGATGGTTGCGGTACGCTCCTTACTATAGACATGGGTTCTAAAGAAGCAGCATATAAATTTATAAACAATAGTAAATTAGCTACGATAACGGCGAATATAGGTGATAGCAGAACACTGGTTTTACATATGGCATCGACTATATACAGTGATTTCGACAAAGGTACAAGAGAATTTCTTGGAATTACAGATGGTCTTATAAGAGTATCTATTGGGCTTGAAAATCCTTTAGATATAATTCAAGACTTTTTAAATGCAGCAAAGTAA
- the rimM gene encoding ribosome maturation factor RimM (Essential for efficient processing of 16S rRNA) yields MSNKRTSAPKVQTQLLHIATIGKTVGIKGDMKFHIKCDFPEQFKAGSTFLINKKDTITLTEVDHDRLLVKVNGLSNPQDCKKFTNAKLFTTYEETRKNCHLEEGEYFWFDLEDCQVYEDGKLLGVVKEVERIAISNYLSIVTDESLVESGSAKSFLVPFSEPFKQSVDIDKKIITLSGALDILEAS; encoded by the coding sequence GTGAGCAATAAGCGAACAAGTGCCCCTAAGGTACAAACTCAACTTTTGCATATAGCAACTATCGGCAAAACTGTCGGTATAAAAGGTGATATGAAGTTTCACATTAAGTGTGATTTTCCAGAACAGTTTAAAGCTGGAAGTACTTTTTTAATTAATAAAAAAGATACCATTACTTTAACTGAAGTAGATCATGATCGCTTGCTTGTAAAAGTAAACGGCTTGAGCAATCCGCAGGATTGTAAGAAGTTTACAAATGCTAAGCTCTTTACAACTTATGAAGAGACAAGAAAAAATTGTCACCTTGAAGAGGGTGAATATTTTTGGTTTGACTTGGAAGATTGTCAAGTTTATGAAGATGGAAAACTTCTTGGTGTAGTAAAAGAAGTCGAGAGAATAGCGATAAGTAACTATTTAAGTATTGTTACAGATGAAAGTTTAGTTGAGAGTGGTTCTGCAAAAAGTTTTTTAGTTCCTTTTAGTGAACCATTTAAGCAAAGCGTAGATATAGATAAAAAAATCATCACTTTAAGTGGTGCATTGGATATCTTAGAAGCTTCTTGA
- a CDS encoding AAA family ATPase: protein MISPSLNDIFQKSISFAKEMRHEYLTIEHVFFLLLSSPKGSRIILACGGNVEKMQKELAEYIKTNMDTLPADIESNPYESVALSRLVDNMIRHIKSAQQIIADVGDLIAALYEEEEHTFSHMLLNQYQISRLDILEVIAHEDEEESEDENSKSYLQKYSIDLLEKVKEGKIDPVIGRDNEIRRVTQILCRRKKNNPILVGEPGVGKTAIAEGLALNIYNKNVPPIIQDSKLYALDLSALLAGTKYRGDFEKRLKGVMDEIKKEPNAILFIDEIHTLIGAGSTSGTMDAANQLKPALASGEIKCMGATTFAEYRNGFEKDKALSRRFSKIDINEPSKKDSYLILKGLQKKYEKHHSVTYTNKALKSAVDLSSRYITDRFLPDKAIDLIDETAASFHLLKNPKSKVTSSDISKTISSIVGVSNSNIKQNEIKLLINLKEKLEQRVIGQDHAIETVTHAIKISKAGLTPHNKPIASFLFSGPTGVGKTELAIALSETMGIHFERFDMSEYMEKHTLSRLVGAPPGYVGYEQGGLLTEAIKKHPYTVLLLDEIEKAHPDLINILLQIMDSATLTDNNGYKANFQNVVLIMTSNIGASARNVMGFNKDESLSKNEELKSFFTPEFRNRLDSIVEFEQLSTKTVEGIVAKFIKELNKELKGKKITITLSSSAIEYIVQEAYSAEMGARPLKRYIQDNITNKLSDEILFGKLQKGGIVEVDAKNGLELSYKEL, encoded by the coding sequence ATGATCAGTCCATCATTAAATGATATTTTTCAAAAGTCCATATCTTTTGCTAAAGAGATGAGACATGAGTACCTCACAATAGAGCATGTATTCTTTTTATTGTTGAGCTCACCAAAAGGTTCAAGAATTATTCTAGCTTGTGGTGGAAATGTAGAAAAAATGCAAAAAGAACTTGCTGAATACATTAAAACTAACATGGATACGTTACCTGCAGATATAGAAAGTAATCCTTATGAGAGTGTTGCTTTATCGCGTTTAGTTGACAATATGATAAGACATATTAAATCTGCTCAGCAGATAATAGCAGACGTAGGTGATTTAATAGCAGCGCTTTACGAGGAAGAAGAACATACTTTTTCACATATGCTTTTAAATCAGTATCAAATTTCAAGACTTGATATATTGGAAGTTATAGCTCATGAAGATGAAGAGGAGAGTGAAGATGAGAATTCAAAATCATATTTACAAAAGTACTCTATTGATTTATTAGAAAAAGTTAAAGAAGGAAAGATTGACCCAGTTATAGGTCGAGATAATGAAATAAGACGAGTCACACAAATTTTATGTAGACGAAAAAAGAACAACCCGATATTAGTAGGTGAGCCTGGAGTTGGTAAAACAGCCATAGCTGAAGGTTTAGCTTTAAATATCTACAATAAAAACGTACCTCCAATAATTCAAGACTCTAAACTTTATGCATTAGATCTTAGTGCTTTATTAGCAGGTACAAAATATAGAGGTGATTTTGAAAAACGACTTAAGGGTGTCATGGATGAAATTAAAAAAGAGCCAAACGCCATTCTTTTTATAGATGAAATTCACACTTTGATAGGTGCTGGAAGTACAAGCGGCACAATGGATGCAGCTAACCAACTAAAACCTGCTCTTGCATCAGGTGAAATAAAATGTATGGGTGCTACCACTTTTGCTGAGTATAGAAATGGATTTGAAAAAGATAAAGCTCTTAGTAGAAGATTTTCAAAAATCGATATTAATGAACCATCAAAAAAAGATAGCTATTTGATACTCAAAGGTTTACAGAAAAAGTATGAAAAGCACCATAGCGTAACATACACAAATAAAGCGCTAAAAAGTGCTGTAGATTTATCAAGTAGATATATCACTGATAGATTTTTACCTGACAAAGCCATAGATTTAATTGATGAGACAGCAGCATCATTCCATCTATTAAAAAACCCTAAATCAAAAGTTACAAGTAGTGATATTTCAAAAACCATATCATCTATAGTAGGTGTGTCTAATTCAAATATTAAACAAAATGAAATAAAACTATTAATAAATTTAAAAGAGAAGTTAGAACAAAGAGTAATAGGTCAAGATCATGCAATAGAAACTGTTACACATGCCATTAAAATATCTAAAGCTGGTTTAACGCCACATAATAAGCCTATCGCATCCTTTTTATTCTCTGGACCAACTGGTGTGGGTAAAACAGAACTTGCAATAGCTCTTAGTGAAACAATGGGCATACATTTCGAAAGATTTGATATGAGTGAGTATATGGAGAAACATACACTAAGTAGACTTGTAGGAGCTCCTCCTGGCTATGTAGGTTATGAGCAAGGTGGATTACTCACTGAAGCAATTAAAAAGCATCCTTATACAGTTTTATTACTTGATGAAATAGAAAAAGCACATCCAGATTTAATTAATATTTTACTTCAAATAATGGATAGTGCAACTTTGACTGACAATAATGGTTATAAAGCAAATTTTCAAAATGTCGTACTAATTATGACTTCTAATATCGGTGCTTCAGCTCGAAATGTGATGGGCTTTAATAAAGATGAGTCACTATCAAAAAATGAAGAACTTAAATCATTTTTTACACCAGAATTTAGAAATAGACTTGATTCTATAGTGGAGTTTGAACAACTAAGTACAAAAACAGTAGAAGGAATAGTTGCTAAGTTTATAAAAGAATTAAATAAAGAATTAAAAGGTAAAAAAATAACTATAACTCTTTCTTCTTCTGCTATTGAGTATATTGTTCAAGAAGCTTACTCAGCTGAGATGGGTGCTAGACCTCTAAAGCGTTATATACAAGATAATATAACAAACAAGTTAAGTGATGAAATCCTCTTTGGAAAACTCCAAAAAGGTGGAATTGTTGAAGTTGATGCAAAAAATGGATTAGAGCTATCATATAAAGAGCTTTAG
- the trmD gene encoding tRNA (guanosine(37)-N1)-methyltransferase TrmD, producing MKYTFVTLFSNLIDGYFKDSILKRAIDKDLLDINYLDPREYSKNKHSKVDDTAVGGGAGMVMNPQPLYDALESLKKKDENVHIIFVTPVAKPFVQNDAKRLATKSHIAFVSGRYEGIDERVIEKYADEVFSIGDYILTGGELASLVICDAVSRNIDGVLGNSDSLTVESFETPLLEAPSFSKPKDYEGLSVPSEYLKGNHSKIRSLKLALSECKTRFFRPEQLLKHRTRKSYEK from the coding sequence ATGAAATATACTTTCGTTACACTTTTTTCAAACTTGATAGATGGGTATTTTAAAGACTCGATTTTAAAGCGAGCAATCGATAAGGATTTACTAGATATTAATTATCTAGATCCTAGAGAATACTCTAAGAACAAGCATTCTAAAGTAGATGACACAGCTGTTGGTGGTGGAGCCGGTATGGTTATGAATCCACAGCCTCTGTATGACGCATTAGAGAGTTTGAAAAAAAAAGATGAAAATGTCCATATAATTTTTGTAACTCCAGTTGCAAAACCCTTTGTACAAAATGATGCGAAGCGTTTAGCAACTAAGTCCCATATAGCTTTTGTGAGTGGAAGATATGAGGGAATTGATGAGAGAGTTATTGAAAAGTATGCAGACGAAGTTTTCTCTATAGGTGATTATATATTAACAGGCGGTGAGTTAGCTTCCTTAGTTATTTGTGACGCCGTTAGTAGAAACATAGATGGAGTTTTAGGAAATAGTGATTCATTAACTGTAGAAAGTTTTGAAACGCCACTTCTTGAAGCACCATCATTTTCAAAACCAAAAGATTATGAAGGTTTAAGTGTTCCATCAGAATACTTAAAGGGAAATCATAGTAAAATTCGCTCATTAAAATTAGCTTTGTCTGAATGTAAAACTCGTTTTTTCAGACCAGAGCAGCTATTAAAGCATAGAACAAGGAAATCTTATGAGAAATAA